The Desulfuromonas sp. TF DNA segment AACCCCATTGCCTTCGACCTGGCGATTGGAGAGAGCCCGCGCAAGGCGCGTAAGGTCGAACTGGAGGCGAACAACGATCCGGCTGCGAACCGGATGTTCATCGGCAAGGAGATGATTGGTCAGGCTGGAGATTTTATTGATCGCAATCTCAAAGATATTGCACAGACCTATGGCCCCGGCCGCTCGATTCTCTCTGCCCCCTTGGCGGAATTCGATGATTTGGCCCGCCATATCAACGGCTGGCAATTTCTGACTCTGAGCCCTGAGCGGATGGGACTGCCGGTACCGCAGCAACGCACCGGCGGTGGAGTGCGACTGGCGCGGGACGGGTCGAACATCGCCGACTTCCTACTGGACCTGCGCCGCCTGGACCAGCTTGCCTTCGAGGGCATCGTCGAGACGATGGCCTACGTCCTCCCCTATGCGCGCGACCTGCAACCGGCAGTGACCTCCGAGATCGAGCGCAAGGCGTGGCTGCAGCTGACCGAAGCCGATTTCAAAGTGCCTGGCTGGATGCTCTCCACAGGTACTTTGCGACTGCTGGCCCTTCTCGCCTTGTTGCGCCACCCCAGCCCGCCGCCGCTCATTGCAGTGGAAGAGATTGAGAACGGCCTCGACCCGCGCAGTATTCATCTGGTCATCGACGAGATCCGCACCGCGGTTCAATCCGGACGAACACAAGTTGTTTTGACCACTCATTCGCCCTATTTTCTCAATCTTCTGCCCTTGCAGACGATTGTGCTGGTGGAGCGCAACGAAAGTGGCAGCCCGACTTTCTGGCGACCGGCCGACATTGAGGAGGTGCAGGAATGGGGGAAACGGTTTGCGCCGGGTGAGCTTTATACGACGGGCAGATTCAAGAAGGGGTAGGGATGAAAATTGGTTTCATAGTGGAATGCGGGCCGAAAGGGGCTGAGACGCAAGTCCTCCCTTTGCTGGCGGCATTGATCCGGCCGGAAATTATTCCGGATATCATTCCGTTAGACCGAAAACCGTTGCTCAAGGAACAGTGCGGACGCTATGCTGCGGAACTTTTGGCAAGGGGCTGTGAAAAGGTCCTGATTGTCTGGGACCTGCTCCCGGACTGGGGGGAATACGAGGGCATCGGTTGTCTGCACGCTGATCGGGAAGAAATTTTTCAGTCGCTTCAGCATGCCGGCCTCAGACGGGATGACCCGCGAATTGCGGTTGTTTGTATCCATAAAATGCTGGAGGCGTGGTTGCGTGCCGATGATCGGGCACTGGCAAGGGTGTTGTCGACGGATGCCCATCCCGTGAAAATTCCACGGGTGAAAACCTGTCAGTCGATACGGGACCCCAAAGCGGCTCTCGATTCTCTCTTCAGACAATCACCCAAATTTCGGCAATACACAGACTACGTCCATGCCGTCTTGATTGCGCGAAAAATTACCGACTTGACTCGCCTGAACCGAGTTCCCTGTTTCAACCGGTTTCGCGAGGCAATCGAAGCATAGGGATAATTAGCCTGAGTATGACAGAGTCAAAATTCAATAACTCTCCTCCCGTTCTCTTTGTCGGCGCCGGTCCTGGCGACCCGGAGCTGATCACCATTAAAGGTCTCAAGGCGCTGCAGGCGGCCGATGTGGTGGTCTACGCCGGTTCCCTGGTGAACCCCGCCCTTCTTTCCGAACTCAAGCCCGGCGCCGTGGCTCACGACAGCGCACCCCTCACGCTGGAGGAAGTTATCGCGATCATGAGCAGGGCGGTGGCCGCCGGCATGCGCGTGGTCCGGCTGCATACCGGCGACCCTTCGGTCTACGGGGCCATCCAGGAGCAGATGGAGGCCCTAGACGCCCTCGGCATCTCCTATGCAGTCATCCCCGGCGTAACCGCCGCCTTTGCCGCCGCGGCCGGCCTCAGGCAGGAGCTGACCCTTCCCGAGGTTTCCCAGACGGTGATCCTCACCCGGGTCGAGGGGCGCACGCCGGTTCCTGAGAAGGAGCAGCTGCGGCGCATCGCCGCCCTCGGCGCCACCGTCTGCCTCTATCTCTCGGTCTCCATGATGGAGAAGGTGGTGGAAGAGCTCCTGGCCGGCGGCTCCTATACTCCGTCCACACCGGCGGCGGTTGTGAGCCGGGCCAGCTGGGAGGACGAGCGGATTGTCGAGGGGACCCTGGCGGACATCGCCGGAAAGGTGTCCGCCGCCGGAATCAGCCGGCAGGCGCTCATCATCGTCGGCGAGGTGCTCAAGGCCCGGAGTGAGGGAGTGGCGGAGAAGTCGAAGCTGTACGACAGGAATTTCGAGCACGGGTACAGGGGGCGCGGGTGAACCTCGCCATCATCGCCATAACTTCGGGAGGTGCCCGCCTCGGGACAGGGCTCCGGGAAAGACTGGATGGAGCGGACCTGTTCGTTCCCGCGAAACATGCCGGGGAGGCCGGTGAGGGCGCCATCGTCTTTTCGGTGGAACTGAAGGAGCTGGTCCGGCAGCTCTGGCCCGATTGCCGGGGATTCGTCTTCATCATGGCGACCGGAATCGTGGTGCGGATCCTGGCCCCTCACCTGCGGGGGAAGGACCTCGACCCGGCGGTGGTGGTCATGGACGAGGCGGGCGCCTTTGCCGTCAGCCTCCTTTCGGGACATCTAGGCGGAGCCAACGAGCTGGCACGGAAGCTGGCCGAAGCCAGCGGCGGACAGGCGGTCATCACCACCGCCACCGATGTCAACGGACTCCCCGCCTGGGACGAAGTGGCCCGCCGGGAGGGGCTGCGGATCGAGCCCGTGAAGAACATCCGCCGCCTCAACAGCCTGCTCCTTCAGGGGGAAAGGATTGTCCTGGTCGATCGGCGCCGGCGCATTTCCCGTCATTTCGCCTCGGTTCCGGGAGTGGTTACCGTGGCCAACTTCGCCGCGGCCCAGCAGGTAGGAGCCGCGGGAAAAGTTTTCGTCACCCACCGGCACATCCCGCACCTGGAGGCGCAGGACGATCTGCTGGTGCTGCGTCCCCGGGACCTCGTGGTGGGGATCGGCTGCAACCGTGGAACCCCGGCCGAGGAGATCGAAGAGGTGGTGGAGAGGGAGCTGCGCAGAGCCTTTCTCTCTCCGCACAGCATCGCCTGCCTCGCCACCATCGACGTGAAGGCCGACGAAGAGGGGCTGAATCTCTTCGCAAAAAACCGCGGCATTCCCGTCGAGCACTACTCGGCCGAGGCGCTCAACAGCGTCAGCGCCCCCGCGGAGCCCTCTCCTCACGCTCTTGC contains these protein-coding regions:
- a CDS encoding AAA family ATPase; the protein is MTQTMRLQSVRLRNFKAIIDSKVVKLGPLTVFIGNNGAGKSSLIEGLETYQSIVRDGLDVAMQRWMGIEHARHKGQEAKERAGKLVNPIAFDLAIGESPRKARKVELEANNDPAANRMFIGKEMIGQAGDFIDRNLKDIAQTYGPGRSILSAPLAEFDDLARHINGWQFLTLSPERMGLPVPQQRTGGGVRLARDGSNIADFLLDLRRLDQLAFEGIVETMAYVLPYARDLQPAVTSEIERKAWLQLTEADFKVPGWMLSTGTLRLLALLALLRHPSPPPLIAVEEIENGLDPRSIHLVIDEIRTAVQSGRTQVVLTTHSPYFLNLLPLQTIVLVERNESGSPTFWRPADIEEVQEWGKRFAPGELYTTGRFKKG
- a CDS encoding DUF4276 family protein; this encodes MKIGFIVECGPKGAETQVLPLLAALIRPEIIPDIIPLDRKPLLKEQCGRYAAELLARGCEKVLIVWDLLPDWGEYEGIGCLHADREEIFQSLQHAGLRRDDPRIAVVCIHKMLEAWLRADDRALARVLSTDAHPVKIPRVKTCQSIRDPKAALDSLFRQSPKFRQYTDYVHAVLIARKITDLTRLNRVPCFNRFREAIEA
- the cobM gene encoding precorrin-4 C(11)-methyltransferase; this translates as MTESKFNNSPPVLFVGAGPGDPELITIKGLKALQAADVVVYAGSLVNPALLSELKPGAVAHDSAPLTLEEVIAIMSRAVAAGMRVVRLHTGDPSVYGAIQEQMEALDALGISYAVIPGVTAAFAAAAGLRQELTLPEVSQTVILTRVEGRTPVPEKEQLRRIAALGATVCLYLSVSMMEKVVEELLAGGSYTPSTPAAVVSRASWEDERIVEGTLADIAGKVSAAGISRQALIIVGEVLKARSEGVAEKSKLYDRNFEHGYRGRG
- a CDS encoding cobalt-precorrin 5A hydrolase produces the protein MNLAIIAITSGGARLGTGLRERLDGADLFVPAKHAGEAGEGAIVFSVELKELVRQLWPDCRGFVFIMATGIVVRILAPHLRGKDLDPAVVVMDEAGAFAVSLLSGHLGGANELARKLAEASGGQAVITTATDVNGLPAWDEVARREGLRIEPVKNIRRLNSLLLQGERIVLVDRRRRISRHFASVPGVVTVANFAAAQQVGAAGKVFVTHRHIPHLEAQDDLLVLRPRDLVVGIGCNRGTPAEEIEEVVERELRRAFLSPHSIACLATIDVKADEEGLNLFAKNRGIPVEHYSAEALNSVSAPAEPSPHALAAVGAKGVCEPAALLSAGSDTLLIKKKICGNVTVAVAEKI